The uncultured Methanobrevibacter sp. genome includes a window with the following:
- a CDS encoding ferredoxin — MRLRYHQPIPNFYNQENPHHPNNLISNDFLQEFADIAIASRFVGLSFSKLSEDFKKEWDIDWDNIIILKYLMSEDILKMEPSDEKCKLMDEEFQEFGAKTFALADILRENGFKADLINPLDDRVSLRAIAMQSNDAVITRSNMCMFKEGLNLGFFMIQTSIENLPFKTENELKWVEDYCSTCGVCIDRCPEKAFDENGKFLRKLCTAHREGCSRCINFCPFYKRGYEKVKKRYGRMKK; from the coding sequence ATGAGATTGAGATATCATCAACCTATTCCTAATTTTTACAATCAAGAAAACCCTCACCATCCCAATAATCTTATTTCCAATGATTTTTTACAGGAATTTGCTGATATAGCTATTGCTTCAAGATTTGTAGGATTGAGCTTTTCCAAGTTAAGTGAAGATTTTAAAAAAGAATGGGATATTGATTGGGACAATATCATTATTCTGAAATATCTGATGTCTGAAGATATCCTCAAGATGGAACCATCAGATGAAAAATGCAAATTGATGGATGAGGAGTTCCAGGAATTCGGAGCCAAAACCTTCGCACTTGCGGATATATTGAGAGAAAACGGATTTAAAGCGGATTTGATCAATCCGTTGGATGACCGTGTTAGCTTAAGGGCAATTGCAATGCAATCAAATGATGCCGTCATTACCCGAAGCAATATGTGCATGTTCAAAGAAGGTCTGAACCTTGGATTTTTCATGATTCAGACTTCAATAGAAAATCTGCCGTTCAAAACGGAAAATGAACTGAAATGGGTTGAGGATTACTGTTCAACATGCGGGGTCTGCATTGACAGATGTCCCGAAAAGGCATTTGACGAAAATGGAAAATTTTTAAGAAAGTTATGCACTGCACACCGTGAAGGATGCAGCCGTTGCATTAATTTCTGTCCATTTTATAAAAGAGGTTATGAAAAGGTTAAAAAAAGATATGGGAGAATGAAAAAATGA
- a CDS encoding putative zinc-binding protein, protein MSDKIALVSCSGLSPLGLVVRAASVELALENENIVAACITEYSAQPNNCSPILDDAKIVTITGCSDDCASVILKKKEVDSVKNIAADAVVKTYDLNPLDAVRLDDDGEKSVKILKKYILKELENI, encoded by the coding sequence ATGAGTGACAAAATAGCTTTAGTTTCATGCAGTGGATTAAGTCCGCTTGGATTAGTTGTAAGGGCAGCTAGTGTTGAGCTTGCCTTGGAAAACGAAAACATTGTTGCTGCGTGCATCACTGAATATTCTGCTCAGCCGAACAATTGCTCACCAATTCTGGATGATGCAAAAATTGTTACAATAACTGGCTGCAGTGATGACTGTGCATCAGTAATATTAAAGAAAAAAGAAGTTGATTCAGTTAAAAACATCGCTGCCGATGCAGTTGTCAAAACTTATGACTTAAATCCGTTGGATGCTGTAAGGTTGGATGACGACGGTGAAAAGTCAGTTAAAATACTAAAAAAGTATATTCTTAAAGAATTGGAAAATATCTAA